In Paenibacillus sp. FSL R7-0345, a single window of DNA contains:
- the pstC gene encoding phosphate ABC transporter permease subunit PstC, translated as MVGRIYMSLCVLLLIVIIVSMVYFVASKGIANFISGEVKVSEFLFGTKWAPEADTPSYGALPFISGSFLVTLLAALIASPLSICAALFMTEIVPGWGKKLLQPVIELLSGIPSVVYGFVGLSVIVPFLRDTFPGQGIGVAAGALVLSVMILPTITSVAADALASLPQNLKESSFALGATRWQTISRVILPTTMPAIMTGVVLGMARAFGEALAVQMVIGNAPFVPRSLFESASTLTSVITLSMGNTTMGSTINNALWSMALVLMLMTFIFVLLVRMLERRNKI; from the coding sequence ATGGTAGGGCGTATATATATGTCCCTTTGCGTACTGCTCTTGATTGTGATCATTGTTTCAATGGTCTATTTCGTAGCGTCCAAGGGTATTGCCAACTTCATCAGCGGTGAAGTGAAAGTGTCCGAATTCCTGTTTGGCACCAAATGGGCGCCTGAAGCAGACACGCCGTCTTACGGGGCATTGCCGTTTATATCCGGTTCCTTCCTGGTAACACTGCTTGCTGCTCTGATCGCCAGTCCGCTCAGCATCTGTGCTGCGCTGTTCATGACTGAAATTGTTCCAGGCTGGGGAAAAAAACTGCTGCAGCCGGTAATCGAGCTGCTGTCCGGTATTCCGTCAGTTGTTTATGGCTTTGTAGGTCTTAGTGTTATCGTTCCATTCTTACGTGATACCTTTCCCGGCCAGGGCATCGGGGTTGCTGCAGGCGCGCTTGTACTTTCGGTCATGATTCTGCCGACGATTACAAGCGTGGCTGCAGACGCGCTTGCTTCTTTGCCGCAAAACTTGAAAGAATCTTCATTTGCGCTCGGTGCTACACGCTGGCAGACGATCTCGCGTGTCATCCTCCCGACCACAATGCCGGCTATTATGACCGGGGTAGTCCTGGGGATGGCCCGTGCGTTCGGTGAAGCTCTTGCTGTTCAGATGGTTATCGGTAACGCGCCTTTCGTACCGCGCTCGCTCTTTGAATCGGCCTCCACGCTGACGAGTGTCATCACACTTAGCATGGGGAACACAACGATGGGCTCGACGATTAATAACGCGCTGTGGAGTATGGCGCTGGTTCTTATGCTGATGACGTTCATATTCGTCCTCCTCGTAAGAATGCTCGAAAGGAGAAATAAGATTTGA
- a CDS encoding phosphate ABC transporter substrate-binding protein PstS family protein has protein sequence MQFRKSWVMALALTSAVALSACGNSNNAATNNGGNNAAATNAPTENSSSGADLSGSILASGSTALQPLVEQAAESFMDANSGVDIQVQGGGSGTGLTQVAEGQVDIGNSDVFAEEKLKDADAEKAAALVDHQVAVVAIAAVSNPDAGVDTLTKQQLVDIFTGKIKNWSEVGGADQAIQIINRPSSSGTRATFEAFALGTKTEDLQGSVQEDSSGTVKKMIGETPGAIGYLALSYLDDTVKTLNYDGIEPSVDNVVSGEYPVWAYQHMYTNGEPNEVVKAFLDYMLTDEVQNGDVVELGYIPASSMQVSRDVDGNVTTK, from the coding sequence ATGCAATTCAGAAAATCATGGGTCATGGCTTTGGCATTAACTAGCGCAGTAGCACTTTCGGCATGCGGTAACAGCAATAATGCAGCAACTAATAACGGGGGCAATAACGCAGCTGCGACAAACGCACCTACAGAAAACAGCAGCAGCGGAGCAGATTTGAGCGGATCCATCCTGGCATCAGGTTCTACAGCACTTCAACCACTGGTTGAGCAGGCAGCTGAAAGCTTCATGGATGCTAACAGCGGCGTTGACATTCAAGTACAAGGCGGCGGCAGCGGTACTGGTCTTACCCAGGTTGCTGAAGGCCAGGTAGATATCGGTAACTCCGACGTATTTGCAGAAGAAAAATTGAAGGATGCCGATGCTGAAAAAGCAGCTGCACTCGTTGACCATCAGGTAGCGGTTGTTGCCATTGCAGCAGTATCTAATCCGGATGCAGGTGTAGACACACTGACTAAACAGCAGCTGGTTGATATTTTCACCGGCAAAATCAAGAACTGGAGCGAAGTTGGCGGTGCTGACCAGGCGATCCAGATCATCAACCGTCCAAGCAGTTCCGGTACACGTGCTACCTTCGAAGCTTTTGCTCTTGGAACTAAGACAGAAGACCTTCAAGGTTCCGTACAAGAGGATTCCTCCGGTACTGTTAAGAAAATGATCGGCGAAACTCCGGGAGCGATTGGTTACCTGGCGCTGTCCTACCTCGATGACACTGTAAAAACACTGAACTACGACGGTATTGAGCCATCCGTAGACAACGTGGTTAGCGGAGAATATCCGGTATGGGCTTACCAGCACATGTACACTAACGGCGAACCAAATGAAGTCGTAAAAGCATTCCTCGATTACATGCTGACTGATGAAGTACAGAACGGTGATGTGGTTGAGCTGGGATACATTCCTGCTTCTTCCATGCAGGTATCCCGTGATGTTGACGGCAACGTAACAACAAAGTAA
- a CDS encoding LysR family transcriptional regulator produces the protein MNITKLQIVVLIEKYKKVTDVAAEMGLKQPTVSFHMKSLENELGTSLFQYRSGRVLLTEAGRALYQYAVRIVSLAVEAERSVKQFSSLTSGNLELEASYIPGTYTLPKVLSQFINLHPGIDAALGVHNDITVRERLRSRDIPLAVLHMTKDEDESFQTLDLAGDETVLIFAHDHSFAQEPQLTPELVALEPWIQHEQASYLANAADSWAQANAVRLWNHAVINNPEAYKRMIMEGGTVGVFSLAGIRSELAMGSLRYAPLPGIAPAAARFAFAWRKDHTPSPLQQAFIDMAAGMSLEDN, from the coding sequence ATGAATATTACGAAACTGCAAATTGTTGTTCTGATTGAAAAATATAAAAAGGTTACCGATGTCGCCGCCGAGATGGGCCTGAAGCAGCCTACCGTTTCCTTTCATATGAAGAGTCTTGAAAATGAGCTGGGAACCTCGCTGTTTCAGTACCGCAGCGGGCGTGTCCTTCTGACGGAGGCCGGCCGGGCTCTGTATCAATATGCCGTGCGGATTGTGTCACTTGCTGTTGAAGCCGAGCGCAGTGTCAAACAATTTTCGTCACTCACTTCCGGAAATCTGGAGCTGGAAGCTTCTTATATTCCTGGTACATATACTTTGCCAAAAGTACTGTCCCAATTCATTAATCTCCATCCGGGTATTGATGCCGCGCTTGGCGTTCATAACGATATTACGGTCAGGGAGCGGCTGCGCAGCCGGGACATTCCGCTGGCGGTGCTGCATATGACGAAGGATGAGGATGAGTCCTTTCAGACACTGGATCTTGCCGGGGATGAAACGGTGCTCATTTTTGCTCATGACCATTCCTTCGCCCAGGAGCCGCAGCTGACACCGGAGCTGGTAGCGCTTGAACCGTGGATACAGCATGAACAGGCCTCCTATCTGGCCAATGCTGCTGACAGCTGGGCCCAAGCCAACGCCGTGCGCCTCTGGAATCATGCAGTTATAAACAACCCGGAAGCTTACAAAAGGATGATTATGGAGGGCGGGACGGTAGGCGTGTTTTCTCTGGCCGGTATACGCTCAGAGCTTGCTATGGGCAGCCTGCGGTATGCACCGCTTCCCGGTATTGCCCCGGCTGCAGCCCGCTTTGCCTTCGCCTGGCGCAAGGATCATACACCATCGCCGCTGCAGCAGGCTTTTATTGATATGGCTGCAGGTATGTCTCTGGAGGATAATTAA
- a CDS encoding class I SAM-dependent methyltransferase, with product MNDQELHQQTQHQPAAPSSEETWNEDTYAAWTSRFGTPAEAAAKLAKDPQAKLFPLNAYLGEVAGKKIMNLMGSNGMKAVALGLLGAEVSVADFSEANARYAAELAEAAGVKLNYIVSDVLKLPEDVLNSSYDIVFAEMGIVHYFTELAPFMDTVNSLLAPGGRFVLRDFHPVTTKLISSKGSTAKVRKHKVDGDYFDTSLEEKKVSYSKYLPSAGHEPGSEVKQSVVYWRRWTLGELVTAAARSGLVICELAEEPNLSSDVYDKGIPKTFTLIAEKNRV from the coding sequence ATGAATGATCAGGAATTACATCAGCAAACGCAGCATCAGCCGGCGGCTCCTTCAAGTGAGGAAACCTGGAACGAGGATACCTATGCCGCATGGACAAGCCGTTTCGGGACACCTGCTGAAGCAGCTGCGAAGCTGGCCAAAGATCCGCAGGCCAAATTGTTTCCGCTCAATGCTTACCTGGGTGAGGTTGCCGGCAAAAAAATAATGAATCTGATGGGCTCTAACGGAATGAAGGCAGTAGCGCTTGGCCTGCTTGGAGCAGAGGTGAGTGTAGCCGATTTCTCCGAGGCAAATGCCAGATATGCAGCTGAGCTGGCAGAAGCAGCCGGAGTAAAGCTGAACTATATCGTGTCCGATGTTCTGAAGCTGCCGGAAGACGTACTTAACAGTTCATACGACATTGTTTTTGCCGAGATGGGAATTGTCCATTATTTCACCGAGCTTGCGCCCTTTATGGACACGGTTAACAGTCTGCTTGCACCTGGTGGGCGGTTTGTACTGCGTGATTTCCATCCCGTTACAACCAAGCTGATTTCCTCAAAGGGTTCTACCGCCAAGGTGCGCAAGCACAAGGTAGACGGCGATTATTTCGATACATCGCTGGAGGAAAAGAAGGTATCCTATTCCAAATACCTCCCGTCTGCAGGACATGAGCCTGGAAGCGAAGTGAAACAAAGTGTCGTATATTGGCGCCGCTGGACACTTGGCGAGCTGGTAACAGCGGCTGCGCGCAGCGGACTGGTTATCTGCGAGCTGGCTGAGGAACCGAACCTGTCCTCGGATGTCTACGATAAGGGCATCCCTAAGACCTTTACCCTGATTGCCGAAAAAAATAGAGTTTAA
- a CDS encoding DMT family transporter has translation MNVKKPPVPVPLLMLIGIVAISFSSIFIKWSSAPASIQGMYRLLFTSLLMLPFARPYSGAAFALKRKDWLLLGFSGVMLALHFLLWMGSLKYTSVASSTMIMALEPVFIMIGSYILYKEKSTMSAILGLIIAIFGTVFIGWGDIGLSADNLKGDLLSIGGTAAVSVHMMVGQRLVSRMPSYLYSLIVFIAAAIVFAVYNLLTGIPFFDYPAKEWGIFVLLAIVPTVFGHILFNWLMQYVSATTVSMNILGEPVGASILAFLLLGEKLNGLQWAGGILVMGGLAVYLYAGRKKTMQPAETLPTAL, from the coding sequence GTGAATGTTAAAAAACCCCCGGTTCCGGTCCCGCTGCTCATGCTGATCGGAATTGTGGCCATCTCGTTCTCCTCTATCTTTATTAAATGGTCCTCAGCCCCGGCTTCCATACAGGGAATGTACCGCCTGCTCTTCACTTCGCTGCTGATGCTGCCCTTTGCCCGGCCTTATAGCGGAGCTGCCTTTGCACTTAAAAGGAAAGACTGGCTGCTGCTCGGTTTCTCCGGCGTTATGCTGGCCCTGCACTTTCTACTGTGGATGGGCTCTCTGAAATATACGTCTGTAGCCAGCTCGACCATGATTATGGCACTGGAGCCGGTGTTCATAATGATCGGTTCTTATATTTTATATAAGGAAAAAAGCACTATGTCCGCGATTCTTGGCCTCATTATTGCGATATTTGGAACAGTGTTCATTGGCTGGGGGGACATCGGGCTGTCAGCCGACAATTTAAAAGGCGATCTGCTGTCGATTGGCGGAACGGCCGCTGTCTCCGTACATATGATGGTTGGCCAGCGCCTGGTGTCCCGTATGCCGTCGTACCTGTACAGCCTGATTGTTTTTATTGCAGCTGCTATTGTGTTTGCTGTTTACAATCTGCTAACCGGTATTCCTTTCTTTGATTATCCCGCCAAGGAGTGGGGCATCTTCGTGCTTCTGGCCATTGTGCCTACCGTATTCGGCCATATCCTGTTTAACTGGCTGATGCAGTACGTATCGGCTACAACAGTCTCGATGAATATCCTCGGAGAACCGGTGGGAGCCAGCATTCTGGCCTTTCTGCTGCTTGGGGAGAAGCTGAACGGTCTGCAGTGGGCCGGAGGAATTCTTGTCATGGGCGGACTGGCTGTCTATTTGTATGCCGGACGCAAAAAAACGATGCAGCCGGCAGAAACGCTGCCAACGGCACTTTGA
- a CDS encoding zinc-dependent alcohol dehydrogenase, whose product MRAVTYQGKKKVEVKDVADARLEKKDDIIIRVTSTAICGSDLHIYNGEIPGMHDDYVIGHEPMGIVEEVGPDVTRVKKGDRVIIPFNVACGHCYFCQHEMESQCDHANDAKDTGGMLGYSDSYGGFAGGQAELLRVPYGNFGPFVVPEDAEMEDEKLLFLSDIVPTAWWGVEHAGVKPGDTVIVLGCGPVGLLTQKFAWMKGAARVIAVDHVQYRLNHAKLTNNVEIFNFEEIKDFESHMKEITRGGADVVIDCVGLDAKKTVVEKVETALMLQGGALGAFRIASEVVRKFGTIQLIGVYGLNYNMFPLGHLFERNITLKMGQAPVIHYMPQLYQMIKEKKFDPTDIITHKLPISRAEHAYKIFGEKEEDCIKVILKP is encoded by the coding sequence ATGAGAGCTGTTACGTACCAAGGGAAGAAGAAAGTGGAAGTCAAAGATGTCGCCGATGCCAGGCTGGAGAAAAAGGACGATATCATCATCCGTGTAACCTCAACGGCTATCTGCGGTTCTGACCTGCATATTTATAACGGTGAAATTCCGGGCATGCATGATGATTATGTAATCGGACATGAGCCGATGGGGATCGTCGAAGAAGTGGGACCTGATGTAACCAGGGTTAAAAAAGGCGACCGGGTCATCATTCCGTTTAATGTTGCTTGCGGACACTGTTATTTCTGCCAGCATGAGATGGAGAGCCAGTGCGATCATGCGAATGATGCCAAGGATACCGGCGGTATGCTCGGTTATTCCGATTCGTACGGCGGATTTGCGGGAGGACAGGCAGAGCTGCTGCGGGTGCCGTACGGTAACTTCGGACCGTTTGTGGTTCCTGAGGATGCGGAGATGGAGGATGAAAAGCTGCTTTTCCTGTCTGACATTGTACCAACTGCCTGGTGGGGCGTTGAGCATGCCGGTGTTAAACCCGGAGATACAGTTATCGTGCTCGGCTGCGGTCCGGTCGGGCTGCTGACCCAGAAATTCGCCTGGATGAAGGGCGCTGCCCGGGTCATTGCCGTCGATCATGTGCAGTACCGGCTGAATCATGCCAAACTGACCAATAATGTGGAAATATTCAATTTTGAAGAGATCAAAGACTTTGAATCGCATATGAAGGAGATTACACGCGGGGGAGCAGATGTCGTTATCGACTGTGTCGGCCTGGATGCCAAGAAGACTGTAGTGGAAAAGGTGGAGACGGCGCTGATGCTCCAGGGCGGGGCGCTTGGCGCATTCCGGATTGCCTCGGAGGTTGTCCGCAAGTTCGGCACCATCCAGCTTATCGGCGTATATGGCCTGAACTACAACATGTTCCCGCTGGGGCATCTGTTTGAGCGTAATATTACCCTCAAGATGGGTCAGGCTCCGGTCATCCATTACATGCCGCAGCTTTATCAGATGATCAAGGAGAAGAAATTCGATCCTACTGACATTATCACCCATAAGCTGCCGATCAGCAGAGCGGAGCATGCCTACAAGATATTTGGCGAGAAGGAAGAGGATTGCATCAAGGTTATACTGAAGCCGTAA
- a CDS encoding VanW family protein translates to MKPVRRSRLRLFAGKRYFTCKRYLQWLTRSGKRAKTFSSDTLTYSAAGHATPLLRKLRNVDMQLQYNKITNLTIAVRRLDGLLIRPGETFSYWRSIGKPTRRKGYLDGMVLFYGGFRTGTGGGLCQLSNLIYWMALHTPLTVTERHRHSYDVFPDERRTQPFGSGATCAYNYLDLQLTNHTEQTYQLKLNLDDTFLHGEWRCDSEPLYNYEVYEADHVISLEPWGGYVRSNKIRRRMLTRSGELAGDEPVAENHALMMYSPLLYPPAGADGISQ, encoded by the coding sequence ATGAAGCCCGTCCGCCGTTCCAGATTGAGGTTGTTTGCCGGAAAACGGTATTTCACCTGTAAAAGATACCTGCAGTGGCTGACGCGCTCCGGCAAAAGGGCCAAGACCTTCAGCAGCGATACGCTCACGTATTCAGCCGCAGGTCACGCAACCCCTTTGCTGCGGAAGCTGCGTAATGTAGACATGCAGCTGCAGTACAATAAAATCACCAATCTGACGATTGCTGTCCGCAGGCTGGACGGGCTGCTGATCCGTCCGGGCGAAACCTTTTCCTATTGGCGGAGTATCGGCAAGCCGACCCGCCGTAAAGGCTATCTGGACGGGATGGTGTTATTCTATGGCGGTTTCCGCACCGGCACAGGCGGCGGATTGTGCCAGCTGTCGAATCTGATCTACTGGATGGCGCTGCACACCCCGCTGACCGTGACAGAGCGGCACCGCCACAGCTATGACGTATTTCCGGACGAACGGCGCACCCAGCCGTTTGGCAGCGGTGCTACCTGCGCATATAACTACCTTGACCTCCAGCTGACGAATCATACGGAGCAGACCTATCAGCTGAAGCTGAACCTTGACGATACATTTTTGCACGGGGAATGGCGGTGTGATAGTGAGCCGCTGTACAACTATGAAGTGTATGAGGCGGATCATGTCATCAGTCTGGAACCATGGGGCGGATATGTCCGCAGCAACAAGATCCGGCGCAGAATGCTGACCCGCAGCGGAGAACTGGCCGGGGATGAGCCTGTAGCGGAAAATCATGCCCTGATGATGTATTCCCCGCTGCTGTATCCGCCAGCCGGAGCGGATGGAATATCGCAATAA
- a CDS encoding cysteine hydrolase family protein, whose amino-acid sequence MTKALLIIDVQEAMFSYPGMSLYDGEQVMDRIVSLLGKARSAGAPVVYIQHTEDEEYTKGLPTWEISSRITPQEGEIIVEKPTWDAFHRTVLHEELQRQGITELVICGMQTEFCVDTTCRRAYSMGYSNTLVQDANSTFDNGNWSGEEIVRHHNGLLGGRFAKLRHADEITFP is encoded by the coding sequence ATGACTAAAGCACTGCTAATTATTGATGTTCAGGAAGCAATGTTCTCTTATCCAGGAATGAGTCTCTATGACGGGGAGCAAGTAATGGACCGGATTGTTTCCCTGCTTGGGAAGGCCCGCTCGGCCGGAGCACCTGTAGTATATATCCAGCATACGGAAGACGAAGAATATACCAAAGGGCTCCCTACCTGGGAGATCAGCAGCCGGATCACGCCGCAGGAAGGCGAAATCATTGTGGAAAAGCCGACCTGGGATGCGTTTCACCGTACTGTGCTGCATGAAGAGCTTCAGCGGCAAGGGATAACAGAGCTTGTTATCTGCGGGATGCAGACTGAATTCTGTGTTGATACAACCTGCCGGCGTGCTTACAGCATGGGCTACAGCAATACACTGGTACAGGATGCGAACAGTACCTTTGATAACGGAAATTGGAGCGGGGAAGAGATTGTACGGCATCATAATGGGTTACTCGGGGGGAGATTCGCCAAGCTGCGCCATGCAGACGAGATTACCTTCCCTTGA
- the queE gene encoding 7-carboxy-7-deazaguanine synthase QueE: protein MSKIPVIEMFGPTIQGEGAVIGVKTMFVRTYGCDYRCSWCDSAFTWDGSAKDIVRMLEPEEIMNELLALAGNNFDSVTISGGNPALLGDSMGQFVDLLHERGIQAAIETQGSRWQDWFYEIDALTISPKPPSSGMKTDWAVLDGILEKLKVPGKGAHSLKVVVFNEEDYAYAKMVHQRYPGVQLYLQPGNDNVTEPGDISGRLLGRLEWLFNLVIADPDMNRVRVLPQLHALIWHNKRGK, encoded by the coding sequence GTGAGTAAAATTCCGGTAATTGAAATGTTCGGTCCGACCATTCAGGGTGAAGGTGCCGTTATTGGCGTGAAGACGATGTTCGTCCGCACCTACGGCTGTGATTACCGCTGCAGCTGGTGTGACTCCGCCTTTACCTGGGACGGATCAGCCAAGGATATTGTGCGGATGCTGGAGCCTGAGGAGATTATGAACGAGCTGCTTGCCCTTGCCGGCAATAACTTTGATTCCGTGACGATCTCCGGCGGCAACCCGGCCCTGCTAGGAGACAGCATGGGGCAGTTTGTTGATCTCCTGCATGAGCGCGGCATTCAGGCTGCGATCGAGACCCAGGGCAGCCGCTGGCAGGACTGGTTTTATGAGATCGATGCATTAACGATCAGCCCTAAACCGCCAAGCTCCGGCATGAAGACAGACTGGGCAGTACTGGACGGCATTCTGGAGAAGCTGAAGGTGCCGGGCAAAGGGGCACACAGCCTGAAGGTTGTGGTCTTCAATGAAGAAGATTATGCCTATGCCAAAATGGTGCACCAGCGTTATCCGGGAGTTCAGCTGTACCTGCAGCCCGGGAATGATAATGTTACAGAGCCGGGGGATATTTCCGGACGCCTGCTTGGACGGCTGGAATGGCTGTTCAATCTGGTGATTGCCGATCCGGACATGAACCGGGTGCGGGTGCTGCCGCAGCTGCACGCACTGATCTGGCATAACAAGCGGGGAAAATAG
- a CDS encoding 6-carboxytetrahydropterin synthase: MLGEVTVCKIFTFDSAHQLIGHKGKCSNLHGHTYKLEVMLKGKPLTEAGHSDEGFVIDFSDIKATVQQQLVDRLDHAFLAMGNEPVLETLKQTGSKVALLGFRTTVENMSAYIAYWLKLADLPLYSVKLWETPTSWAEVLAADLPDDGPAYRMHGGCDCE, encoded by the coding sequence ATGCTGGGGGAAGTAACGGTCTGTAAAATATTTACCTTTGACTCGGCGCATCAGCTGATCGGCCACAAAGGAAAATGCAGTAATCTGCACGGGCATACGTACAAGCTGGAGGTTATGCTTAAAGGCAAGCCGCTGACAGAAGCCGGCCACTCCGATGAAGGGTTTGTGATTGATTTCAGTGATATCAAAGCGACCGTACAGCAGCAGCTGGTGGACCGGCTGGATCATGCTTTTCTGGCGATGGGCAACGAGCCTGTCCTGGAAACCTTGAAACAGACAGGTTCCAAAGTAGCTCTGCTCGGCTTCCGTACCACTGTAGAGAACATGTCTGCGTACATTGCCTACTGGCTGAAGCTGGCGGATCTGCCTTTGTATTCGGTAAAGCTGTGGGAGACACCAACCTCCTGGGCGGAAGTTCTGGCTGCAGACCTCCCGGATGACGGTCCGGCCTACCGGATGCATGGAGGCTGTGACTGTGAGTAA
- the queC gene encoding 7-cyano-7-deazaguanine synthase QueC — MNKKALVVFSGGQDSTTCLAWALQHFDEVQVVTFNYNQRHAAEIEVAKKIAAAFGVKQHILDLGLLNQLAPNALTRDDIAIEAGEDGELPSTFVDGRNLLFLSFAAIMAKQLGYANIITGVCQTDFSGYPDCRDVFVKSLNVTLNLSMDYEFVIHTPLMWLDKKETWKLADELGQFDYVREHTLTCYNGIIGSGCGTCPACLLRQRGLDQYVAERKAVL, encoded by the coding sequence ATGAATAAAAAAGCACTCGTCGTATTCAGCGGCGGACAAGACAGCACAACCTGCCTCGCATGGGCATTACAGCATTTCGATGAGGTTCAGGTTGTTACGTTTAACTATAACCAGCGGCATGCGGCGGAGATTGAGGTAGCGAAGAAGATTGCTGCTGCGTTCGGCGTGAAACAGCATATTCTGGATCTGGGCCTGCTTAATCAGCTGGCGCCAAACGCGCTTACCCGGGATGATATTGCAATTGAAGCGGGGGAAGACGGGGAGCTGCCGAGCACATTCGTGGACGGGCGTAACCTGCTGTTCCTGTCGTTTGCCGCCATTATGGCGAAGCAGCTGGGCTATGCCAATATTATCACCGGCGTGTGCCAGACCGACTTCAGCGGTTATCCTGACTGCCGGGATGTGTTTGTAAAATCACTGAATGTGACGCTTAACCTGTCGATGGATTATGAGTTCGTTATTCACACCCCGCTAATGTGGCTCGATAAAAAAGAAACCTGGAAGCTCGCCGATGAACTCGGCCAGTTCGATTATGTCCGTGAGCATACGCTGACCTGCTATAACGGTATTATCGGCAGCGGCTGCGGCACTTGTCCGGCTTGTCTGCTGCGCCAGCGCGGGCTGGACCAGTATGTGGCAGAGCGGAAGGCGGTGCTGTAA
- the queF gene encoding preQ(1) synthase, with translation MSEGRLKEEMPEVTLLGNQGTKYNFGYDPEVLESFDNKHPGRDYFVKFNCPEFTSLCPVTGQPDFGVMYISYIPDIKMVESKSLKLYLFSFRNHGDFHEDCVNIIMNDLISLMNPRYIEVWGKFTPRGGISIDPYCNWGRPGTKYEAMAGHRLMNHDLYPEKVDNR, from the coding sequence ATGTCAGAAGGCAGACTGAAAGAGGAAATGCCAGAGGTAACCCTGCTGGGTAACCAGGGAACCAAGTATAATTTCGGATACGATCCGGAGGTGCTGGAATCATTCGATAATAAGCATCCCGGCCGCGATTATTTTGTCAAATTCAATTGTCCGGAGTTCACCAGCCTGTGTCCGGTAACCGGGCAGCCGGATTTCGGCGTGATGTACATCTCGTACATTCCCGATATCAAAATGGTGGAATCCAAGTCACTTAAGCTGTACCTGTTCAGCTTCCGCAATCATGGCGATTTTCATGAGGACTGTGTCAACATTATTATGAATGATCTGATCTCCCTGATGAATCCGCGTTATATCGAAGTGTGGGGCAAGTTTACACCGCGCGGCGGCATTTCCATTGATCCTTACTGCAACTGGGGGCGTCCGGGAACCAAGTATGAGGCGATGGCCGGACACCGGCTGATGAATCATGACCTGTATCCTGAAAAAGTGGACAACCGGTAG
- a CDS encoding ZIP family metal transporter: protein MWNALLWGAVSGSAVLIGALAALFLRIPAKLIGFIMAFGTGVLIGAAAYELLDDSANDGGLAPTIIGFIAGALVFTLFDWYISRKGGSGRKRSVRSEKNAKPQSGSGLAIFAGTVLDAIPESIMIGASLIAGKGVSLLLVIAIFLSNIPEGLSSTAGLKQDGYSKSKVIMLWLGVLVISTAASGAGYAFMDHANDYTTALIASFAGGGIIAMVSSTMMPEAYEDSGPLTGLAAALGMLCSLVLDHL, encoded by the coding sequence GTGTGGAATGCTCTTTTATGGGGAGCAGTATCGGGTTCGGCCGTACTGATTGGTGCGCTGGCGGCACTGTTTCTGCGGATTCCCGCCAAGTTGATCGGCTTCATTATGGCATTCGGAACAGGGGTGCTGATTGGAGCTGCCGCCTATGAGCTGCTGGATGATTCCGCAAATGACGGCGGACTGGCTCCGACCATTATCGGGTTTATTGCCGGTGCCCTGGTGTTTACCCTGTTTGACTGGTACATCTCCCGCAAAGGGGGATCAGGAAGGAAGCGTTCGGTCCGTTCGGAGAAAAACGCAAAGCCGCAAAGCGGAAGCGGTCTGGCGATATTCGCCGGAACCGTGCTGGATGCCATACCTGAGTCGATCATGATCGGGGCTAGCCTGATTGCCGGTAAGGGAGTGAGCCTGCTGCTGGTGATCGCCATTTTCCTCAGCAATATTCCGGAGGGGCTGTCCAGTACGGCCGGACTCAAGCAGGACGGTTACAGCAAAAGCAAAGTGATAATGCTCTGGCTCGGCGTACTGGTTATTTCAACAGCAGCTTCAGGAGCAGGCTATGCGTTTATGGATCATGCCAATGATTATACGACAGCGCTGATTGCCTCTTTTGCCGGAGGAGGTATTATTGCCATGGTTTCTTCCACCATGATGCCCGAAGCCTATGAGGATAGTGGACCGCTGACCGGACTGGCTGCCGCGCTGGGAATGCTGTGCTCGCTGGTTCTGGATCATCTGTAA